From a single Solanum dulcamara chromosome 4, daSolDulc1.2, whole genome shotgun sequence genomic region:
- the LOC129884172 gene encoding uncharacterized protein LOC129884172, with protein MSWLIWNVRGLNKRHKQKELKIYLWKKGIKLAALVETRVKIHKAPKTIANINPGWQSLNNYQCAENGRIWLMWDTNHYQVTHSRTTAQSIHCMINNSIDRLHGAPVSSAATQAFTKCLHDLHLNELPWKGDYYTWSNKQMGTDRIYSRIERIFGNSDWMMHWGHVVTQYEVPYISDHSPMLIKIEDNQWTVKPPFRFFNIWADHSKFMEKVTEVWHKQLVPGKMANIWAKLKALQKILKTLNKEEFQNISTRITKARLELIQIQKQINQQCTDELLSK; from the exons ATGAGTTGGCTCATATGGAATGTAAGAGGACTAAATAAGAGGCATAAGCAGAAGGAACTTAAAATCTATTTATGGAAGAAAGGTATTAAACTAGCTGCTTTAGTGGAAACTAGAGTCAAGATTCACAAAGCACCTAAGACTATTGCAAATATCAATCCTGGATGGCAATCTCTCAATAACTATCAATGTGCTGAGAATGGAAGGATATGGCTAATGTGGGATACAAACCATTATCAAGTTACTCACAGTAGAACTACTGCTCAATCAATCCAttgcatgatcaataatagcATTG ATAGATTACATGGTGCACCAGTATCCTCAGCTGCAACTCAAGCCTTCACCAAGTGTCTTCATGATTTACATCTCAATGAACTACCTTGGAAAGGAGATTACTATACTTGGTCAAATAAACAGATGGGTACTGATAGAATCTATAGCAGAATTGAAAGGATATTTGGCAATTCAGACTGGATGATGCATTGGGGCCATGTGGTTACACAATATGAAGTACCATACATCTCTGATCACTCTCCTATGCTAATCAAAATTGAGGACAACCAGTGGACAGTCAAGCCTCCATTCAGATTCTTCAATATTTGGGCAGATCATAGCAAGTTCATGGAAAAAGTAACAGAAGTATGGCACAAGCAACTAGTACCAGggaaaatggcaaatatttggGCAAAATTGAAAGCCCTACAGAAGATCTTAAAAACTTTAAACAAGGAGGAATTCCAAAACATCTCCACTAGAATAACTAAAGCTAGACTTGAACTAATCCAAATACAGAAGCAGATTAATCAACAATGCACAGATGAACTTCTTAGCAAATAA
- the LOC129887253 gene encoding uncharacterized protein LOC129887253 isoform X3 produces MATIIAATSKIGIQWNFEAPKHHFFNSCINFSLSIPYNSSPNFTYHKLSSHTMPVNSFRVNASGAIDAPSEEVEASSRGGIVANDLLIIGPGVLGRLVAERWREEYPGSRIFGQTMTTDHHDELIKMGISPSSRETKFTSKFPYVIYCAPPSRTEDYPGDVRDAALRWSGEGSFLFTSSSAPYDCSDNGSIDEDGPIVPIGRSPRTDILIKAEKVVLEFGGCVVRLAGLYKEDRGAHTYWLHKGTVDIRSDHILNLIHYEDAASLSVTILKKRLRSRILLGCDNHPLSSRQDLMDLVNKSGKFEKKFEGFTGTIGPLGKKLNNSKTRAELGWEPKYPSFAQFLGVSDETAAGALFF; encoded by the exons ATGGCTACCATAATTGCTGCAACTTCCAAAATTGGAATTCAATGGAATTTCGAAGCTCCAAAGCACCACTTCTTCAACAGTTGTATCAACTTCTCTCTTTCAATTCCCTATAATTCAAGCCCTAATTTCACTTATCACAAGCTATCATCACATACAATGCCGGTCAATTCATTCCGAGTCAACGCTTCCGGTGCTATCG ATGCTCCAAGTGAAGAAGTGGAGGCTTCTTCTAGGGGGGGCATTGTAGCAAACGACTTGTTAATTATAGGACCTGGAGTTCTTGGGCGTTTAGTGGCTGAAAGATGGAGAGAG GAATACCCAGGCAGTAGGATTTTTGGGCAGACAATGACAACCGATCACCATGATGAACTTATTAAAATGGGAATTAGTCCATCTTCGAGAGAGACCAAGTTTACGTCTAAGTTCCCATATGTTATATACTGTGCTCCTCCATCCCGGACTGAAGACTACCCTGGTGATGTTAG GGACGCTGCATTAAGATGGAGTGGTGAAGGTTCTTTCTTATTTACCTCAAGCTCTGCACCATATGACTGCTCTGATAATGGATCAATAGATGAG GATGGTCCCATAGTCCCAATTGGAAGGAGCCCAAGGACTGATATACTTATCAAGGCAGAAAAAGTAGTGCTGGAATTTGGTGGTTGTGTTGTTAGATTGGCGGGTCTTTAT AAGGAAGACAGAGGTGCACACACTTATTGGTTACATAAAGGAACTGTGGATATTCGATCTGATCACATCCTCAATCTTATCCATTATGAG GATGCTGCCTCCTTGTCAGTGACCATCTTGAAGAAGAGGCTCCGCAGTCGGATTCTTTTAGGTTGTGACAACCACCCCTTATCCAG CAGGCAGGATTTAATGGACTTGGTCAATAAAAGTGGAAAGTTTGAGAAAAAGTTTGAGGGTTTTACTG GAACTATTGGCCCTCTAGGGAAGAAGTTAAACAATTCAAAGACTCGTGCTGAACTAGGATGGGAGCCTAAATATCCAAGCTTCGCTCAGTTCCTTGGAGTTTCAGATGAAACTGCTGCAGGAGCTCTATTCTtttga
- the LOC129887253 gene encoding uncharacterized protein LOC129887253 isoform X4 → MATIIAATSKIGIQWNFEAPKHHFFNSCINFSLSIPYNSSPNFTYHKLSSHTMPVNSFRVNASGAIDAPSEEVEASSRGGIVANDLLIIGPGVLGRLVAERWREEYPGSRIFGQTMTTDHHDELIKMGISPSSRETKFTSKFPYVIYCAPPSRTEDYPGDVRDAALRWSGEGSFLFTSSSAPYDCSDNGSIDEDGPIVPIGRSPRTDILIKAEKVVLEFGGCVVRLAGLYKEDRGAHTYWLHKGTVDIRSDHILNLIHYEDAASLSVTILKKRLRSRILLGCDNHPLSRQDLMDLVNKSGKFEKKFEGFTGTIGPLGKKLNNSKTRAELGWEPKYPSFAQFLGVSDETAAGALFF, encoded by the exons ATGGCTACCATAATTGCTGCAACTTCCAAAATTGGAATTCAATGGAATTTCGAAGCTCCAAAGCACCACTTCTTCAACAGTTGTATCAACTTCTCTCTTTCAATTCCCTATAATTCAAGCCCTAATTTCACTTATCACAAGCTATCATCACATACAATGCCGGTCAATTCATTCCGAGTCAACGCTTCCGGTGCTATCG ATGCTCCAAGTGAAGAAGTGGAGGCTTCTTCTAGGGGGGGCATTGTAGCAAACGACTTGTTAATTATAGGACCTGGAGTTCTTGGGCGTTTAGTGGCTGAAAGATGGAGAGAG GAATACCCAGGCAGTAGGATTTTTGGGCAGACAATGACAACCGATCACCATGATGAACTTATTAAAATGGGAATTAGTCCATCTTCGAGAGAGACCAAGTTTACGTCTAAGTTCCCATATGTTATATACTGTGCTCCTCCATCCCGGACTGAAGACTACCCTGGTGATGTTAG GGACGCTGCATTAAGATGGAGTGGTGAAGGTTCTTTCTTATTTACCTCAAGCTCTGCACCATATGACTGCTCTGATAATGGATCAATAGATGAG GATGGTCCCATAGTCCCAATTGGAAGGAGCCCAAGGACTGATATACTTATCAAGGCAGAAAAAGTAGTGCTGGAATTTGGTGGTTGTGTTGTTAGATTGGCGGGTCTTTAT AAGGAAGACAGAGGTGCACACACTTATTGGTTACATAAAGGAACTGTGGATATTCGATCTGATCACATCCTCAATCTTATCCATTATGAG GATGCTGCCTCCTTGTCAGTGACCATCTTGAAGAAGAGGCTCCGCAGTCGGATTCTTTTAGGTTGTGACAACCACCCCTTATCCAG GCAGGATTTAATGGACTTGGTCAATAAAAGTGGAAAGTTTGAGAAAAAGTTTGAGGGTTTTACTG GAACTATTGGCCCTCTAGGGAAGAAGTTAAACAATTCAAAGACTCGTGCTGAACTAGGATGGGAGCCTAAATATCCAAGCTTCGCTCAGTTCCTTGGAGTTTCAGATGAAACTGCTGCAGGAGCTCTATTCTtttga
- the LOC129887253 gene encoding uncharacterized protein LOC129887253 isoform X1 has product MATIIAATSKIGIQWNFEAPKHHFFNSCINFSLSIPYNSSPNFTYHKLSSHTMPVNSFRVNASGAIVSFSQSYLLVPEDAPSEEVEASSRGGIVANDLLIIGPGVLGRLVAERWREEYPGSRIFGQTMTTDHHDELIKMGISPSSRETKFTSKFPYVIYCAPPSRTEDYPGDVRDAALRWSGEGSFLFTSSSAPYDCSDNGSIDEDGPIVPIGRSPRTDILIKAEKVVLEFGGCVVRLAGLYKEDRGAHTYWLHKGTVDIRSDHILNLIHYEDAASLSVTILKKRLRSRILLGCDNHPLSSRQDLMDLVNKSGKFEKKFEGFTGTIGPLGKKLNNSKTRAELGWEPKYPSFAQFLGVSDETAAGALFF; this is encoded by the exons ATGGCTACCATAATTGCTGCAACTTCCAAAATTGGAATTCAATGGAATTTCGAAGCTCCAAAGCACCACTTCTTCAACAGTTGTATCAACTTCTCTCTTTCAATTCCCTATAATTCAAGCCCTAATTTCACTTATCACAAGCTATCATCACATACAATGCCGGTCAATTCATTCCGAGTCAACGCTTCCGGTGCTATCG TTTCATTTTCTCAGTCTTACTTATTGGTTCCTGAAGATGCTCCAAGTGAAGAAGTGGAGGCTTCTTCTAGGGGGGGCATTGTAGCAAACGACTTGTTAATTATAGGACCTGGAGTTCTTGGGCGTTTAGTGGCTGAAAGATGGAGAGAG GAATACCCAGGCAGTAGGATTTTTGGGCAGACAATGACAACCGATCACCATGATGAACTTATTAAAATGGGAATTAGTCCATCTTCGAGAGAGACCAAGTTTACGTCTAAGTTCCCATATGTTATATACTGTGCTCCTCCATCCCGGACTGAAGACTACCCTGGTGATGTTAG GGACGCTGCATTAAGATGGAGTGGTGAAGGTTCTTTCTTATTTACCTCAAGCTCTGCACCATATGACTGCTCTGATAATGGATCAATAGATGAG GATGGTCCCATAGTCCCAATTGGAAGGAGCCCAAGGACTGATATACTTATCAAGGCAGAAAAAGTAGTGCTGGAATTTGGTGGTTGTGTTGTTAGATTGGCGGGTCTTTAT AAGGAAGACAGAGGTGCACACACTTATTGGTTACATAAAGGAACTGTGGATATTCGATCTGATCACATCCTCAATCTTATCCATTATGAG GATGCTGCCTCCTTGTCAGTGACCATCTTGAAGAAGAGGCTCCGCAGTCGGATTCTTTTAGGTTGTGACAACCACCCCTTATCCAG CAGGCAGGATTTAATGGACTTGGTCAATAAAAGTGGAAAGTTTGAGAAAAAGTTTGAGGGTTTTACTG GAACTATTGGCCCTCTAGGGAAGAAGTTAAACAATTCAAAGACTCGTGCTGAACTAGGATGGGAGCCTAAATATCCAAGCTTCGCTCAGTTCCTTGGAGTTTCAGATGAAACTGCTGCAGGAGCTCTATTCTtttga
- the LOC129887253 gene encoding uncharacterized protein LOC129887253 isoform X2 codes for MATIIAATSKIGIQWNFEAPKHHFFNSCINFSLSIPYNSSPNFTYHKLSSHTMPVNSFRVNASGAIVSFSQSYLLVPEDAPSEEVEASSRGGIVANDLLIIGPGVLGRLVAERWREEYPGSRIFGQTMTTDHHDELIKMGISPSSRETKFTSKFPYVIYCAPPSRTEDYPGDVRDAALRWSGEGSFLFTSSSAPYDCSDNGSIDEDGPIVPIGRSPRTDILIKAEKVVLEFGGCVVRLAGLYKEDRGAHTYWLHKGTVDIRSDHILNLIHYEDAASLSVTILKKRLRSRILLGCDNHPLSRQDLMDLVNKSGKFEKKFEGFTGTIGPLGKKLNNSKTRAELGWEPKYPSFAQFLGVSDETAAGALFF; via the exons ATGGCTACCATAATTGCTGCAACTTCCAAAATTGGAATTCAATGGAATTTCGAAGCTCCAAAGCACCACTTCTTCAACAGTTGTATCAACTTCTCTCTTTCAATTCCCTATAATTCAAGCCCTAATTTCACTTATCACAAGCTATCATCACATACAATGCCGGTCAATTCATTCCGAGTCAACGCTTCCGGTGCTATCG TTTCATTTTCTCAGTCTTACTTATTGGTTCCTGAAGATGCTCCAAGTGAAGAAGTGGAGGCTTCTTCTAGGGGGGGCATTGTAGCAAACGACTTGTTAATTATAGGACCTGGAGTTCTTGGGCGTTTAGTGGCTGAAAGATGGAGAGAG GAATACCCAGGCAGTAGGATTTTTGGGCAGACAATGACAACCGATCACCATGATGAACTTATTAAAATGGGAATTAGTCCATCTTCGAGAGAGACCAAGTTTACGTCTAAGTTCCCATATGTTATATACTGTGCTCCTCCATCCCGGACTGAAGACTACCCTGGTGATGTTAG GGACGCTGCATTAAGATGGAGTGGTGAAGGTTCTTTCTTATTTACCTCAAGCTCTGCACCATATGACTGCTCTGATAATGGATCAATAGATGAG GATGGTCCCATAGTCCCAATTGGAAGGAGCCCAAGGACTGATATACTTATCAAGGCAGAAAAAGTAGTGCTGGAATTTGGTGGTTGTGTTGTTAGATTGGCGGGTCTTTAT AAGGAAGACAGAGGTGCACACACTTATTGGTTACATAAAGGAACTGTGGATATTCGATCTGATCACATCCTCAATCTTATCCATTATGAG GATGCTGCCTCCTTGTCAGTGACCATCTTGAAGAAGAGGCTCCGCAGTCGGATTCTTTTAGGTTGTGACAACCACCCCTTATCCAG GCAGGATTTAATGGACTTGGTCAATAAAAGTGGAAAGTTTGAGAAAAAGTTTGAGGGTTTTACTG GAACTATTGGCCCTCTAGGGAAGAAGTTAAACAATTCAAAGACTCGTGCTGAACTAGGATGGGAGCCTAAATATCCAAGCTTCGCTCAGTTCCTTGGAGTTTCAGATGAAACTGCTGCAGGAGCTCTATTCTtttga
- the LOC129887254 gene encoding protein SRG1 codes for MAPVPSFPVKVGHIDDVQELKKIKPSSIPERFVRDMIERPKLATVTTPSSCNLNIPVVDLSKILNSQDFHNEIMKLSTSCEEWGFFQVINHGIDLDLLEKMEKIAMEFFMLPLEEKQKYPMAPGTVQGYGQAFVFSEDQKLDWCNMFALGVEPHFIRNPKLWPTKPLDFSETVDIYSREIRKLCKNLLKYIAMGLGLNEDIFEDMFGVAVQAVRMNYYPACPRPDLVLGLSPHSDGSALTVLQQGKCSSVGLQILKDNVWVPVQPIPNALVINIGDTIEVLTNGKYKSVEHRAVTNQEKDRLSIVTFYAPSYEIELGPLPELVDEKNPCKYKRYNHGEYSMHYVTNKLQGKKTLEFAKIYNN; via the exons ATGGCTCCAGTGCCAAGTTTTCCTGTTAAAGTTGGTCATATTGATGATGTCCAAGAACTGAAAAAGATTAAACCATCTTCTATTCCTGAAAGATTTGTAAGAGACATGATAGAAAGACCAAAACTTGCCACAGTTACTACTCCATCTTCCTGTAACCTTAACATTCCTGTTGTTGATTTGTCCAAAATCTTGAATAGCCAGGATTTCCATAATGAAATCATGAAGCTTTCTACTTCCTGTGAAGAGTGGGGATTCTTTCAG GTTATTAACCATGGGATTGACTTGGACTTGCTTGAAAAGATGGAGAAAATAGCTATGGAGTTCTTCATGCTACCTTTAGAGGAGAAACAGAAATATCCAATGGCTCCTGGAACAGTTCAAGGTTATGGTCAGGCTTTTgtcttctcagaagatcaaaaACTTGACTGGTGTAACATGTTTGCTCTTGGTGTGGAACCCCATTTCATTAGGAACCCAAAACTCTGGCCAACAAAGCCACTTGATTTCAG TGAAACAGTAGATATATACTCAAGAGAGATAAGGAAACTATGCAAGAATTTGTTAAAGTACATAGCAATGGGTCTTGGACTGAATGAGGATATTTTTGAAGACATGTTTGGAGTAGCTGTACAAGCAGTGAGGATGAACTACTATCCAGCATGTCCTAGACCAGACCTTGTTTTGGGACTAAGTCCTCACTCAGATGGAAGTGCACTGACAGTGTTGCAACAGGGTAAATGCAGCTCAGTTGGCCTACAAATACTTAAAGACAATGTGTGGGTACCTGTCCAGCCAATTCCAAATGCACTTGTTATCAACATTGGTGATACCATTGAG GTTCTAACTAATGGGAAATACAAAAGTGTGGAGCACAGAGCAgtgacaaatcaagaaaaggATAGATTATCCATTGTGACATTTTATGCACCAAGTTATGAAATTGAGTTGGGACCACTGCCAGAATTGGTTGATGAAAAAAACCCTTgcaagtataaaaggtacaatCATGGAGAGTACAGCATGCACTATGTTACAAACAAGCTTCAAGGCAAGAAAACTCTTGAGTTtgccaaaatctataacaactAA